In one Diabrotica virgifera virgifera chromosome 5, PGI_DIABVI_V3a genomic region, the following are encoded:
- the LOC114328395 gene encoding zinc finger protein 271-like, which translates to MEFKVEIKEHFLEYNQTDTENQPSINQENFKNELEDNSEMELKAEIKEEFPEGCQEHIETQLFTSSDFQDVTNKADEDNSGFSQKGMEIIQSEAPCITDQQISANTEGTTLKESIYKCEICFKQFNRAATLKRHLRVHTGEKCHKCEICFKEFSRAGNLKTHLRTHTGKKPYKCEICFKQFSRMDNLKNHLRRHAGETPHKCEICLKQFSQKDHLKTHLILHTGEKPYKCEICFKQFSQKVHLKNHLRLHTGEKPYKCEICLNLFTQKGNLKKHLRVHTGEMPYKCEICFKEFSRAGDLKTHLRTHTEKKSYKCEICFKQLSRIDHLQNHLRLHTGEKTYKCEICLKLFTQKSNLKRHFRVHTGGKPYTCEFCFKEFSRAGDLKTHLRTHTEKKSYKCEICLKQLSRIDHLKNHLRLHTGETLYKCEICLKPFTQKSNLKRHFRVHTGEKPYTCEFCFKQFRHAHSLDKHAKVHTAEKVYKCEICFKQFSQKEHLKIHLRVHTGEKPFKCEICFKQFSYKCKLKLHLRVHTGEKPFKCEICFKHFSCKPHLKIHLRVHTGETPYKCEICLRRFSHKNALDEHAKVHTGEKPHQCEICLKQFRRRNTLKMHLMFHTGEKPYKCEICFKQFTHKISLNRHAKVHTG; encoded by the exons AAATGGAACTAAAAGCGGAAATTAAGGAAGAGTTTCCAGAAGGTTGTCAAGAACATATAGAGACTCAGCTATTTACTTCCTCAGATTTTCAAGACGTGACAAATAAAGCAGATGAAGATAACTCAG ggtTTTCTCAGAAAGGAATGGAAATCATTCAAAGTGAAGCTCCATGCATTACAGATCAACAAATAAGTGCAAACACTGAAGGAACAACGTTAAAAGAATCTATttataagtgcgaaatttgttttaagcagtttaatcGAGCTGCTACTTTGAAACGTCATTTGcgagtgcatactggagaaaaatgtcacaagtgtgaaatttgtttcaaagaGTTTAGTAGAGCAGggaatttgaaaacacatttgagaacaCATACTGGGAAAAAACCGTATAaatgtgaaatctgttttaagcagttcaGTCGAATGGataatttgaaaaatcatttgagaCGGCATGCTGGAGAAActcctcacaagtgtgaaatttgtttaaagcagttttctcagaaagaccatttgaaaacacatttgatacttcatactggggaaaaaccttataagtgtgaaatttgttttaaacagttttctcAGAAAGTAcatttgaaaaatcatttgagactgcacactggagaaaaaccttacaagtgtgaaatttgtttaaaccTGTTTACTCAAAAaggtaatttgaaaaaacatttgagagtgcatactggagaaatgccttataagtgtgaaatttgtttcaaagaGTTTAGTAGAGCAGGggatttgaaaacacatttgagaacaCATACGGAGAAAAAATcgtataagtgtgaaatttgttttaagcagttaaGTCGAATAGACCATTTGCAAAATCATTTGAgactgcacactggagaaaaaacttacaagtgtgaaatttgtttaaagctgTTTACTCAAAAAagtaatttgaaaagacattttagAGTGCATACTGGGGGAAAACCTTATACGTGTGAATTTTGTTTCAAAGAGTTTAGTAGAGCAGGggatttgaaaacacatttgagaacaCATACGGAGAAGAAATcgtataagtgtgaaatttgtttaaagcagttaAGTCGAATAGATcatttgaaaaatcatttgagactgcacactggagaaacactttacaagtgtgaaatttgtttaaagccgTTTACTCAAAAAagtaatttgaaaagacattttagagtgcacactggggaaaaaccttatacGTGTGAATTTTGTTTCAAACAGTTTAGACATGCACATTCTTTGGATAAACATGCTAAAGTTCACACTGCAGAAAAGGtttacaagtgtgaaatctgttttaaacagttttctcAGAAAGAacatttgaaaatacatttgagagtgcacactggggaaaaaccttttaagtgtgaaatttgctttAAACAGTTTTCTTACAAATGTAAGTTAAAactacatttgagagtgcacactggggaaaaaccttttaagtgtgaaatttgttttaaacatttttcttgCAAACCtcatttgaaaatacatttgagagtgcacactggtgaaactccttacaaatgtgaaatttgtttgagaCGGTTTAGTCATAAAAATGCTTTGGATGAACATGCtaaagttcacactggagaaaagcctcacCAGTGTGAAATCTGTTTGAAGCAATTTAGACGAAGAAatactttgaaaatgcatttgatgtttcacactggagaaaagccttacaagtgtgaaatttgttttaaacagtttactcATAAAATTTCTTTGAATAGACATGCGAAAGTTCACACTGGGTAA